The Pseudoalteromonas translucida KMM 520 genome has a window encoding:
- a CDS encoding tRNA-uridine aminocarboxypropyltransferase — protein MARPLCNFCLFALNTCICSAVTSINNKVKVIILQHPSEEKVTKNTAKLLNLCLTDCQIIKGESNNDFAQLSALPASSTVLLYPNEQAINLDNNGALNTLQPITHLIVIDGTWKKAYKILQLSSLLQRFKTVSFANLPKNRYTIRKAPRADSLSTLEAVAHSLQLIEQLNPVPLYNLLDELIQKQTQHMPAHVKARYL, from the coding sequence ATGGCTCGCCCACTGTGTAATTTTTGTTTGTTCGCACTTAATACTTGTATTTGCAGTGCTGTAACCTCTATTAACAATAAAGTAAAAGTGATTATTTTACAGCACCCTAGTGAAGAAAAGGTAACAAAAAACACCGCTAAACTATTAAATTTATGCCTAACTGATTGCCAAATAATCAAAGGCGAAAGTAATAACGACTTTGCGCAGCTTAGCGCCCTACCTGCCAGTTCAACCGTTTTACTTTACCCTAACGAGCAAGCTATAAATTTAGATAATAACGGCGCGCTAAACACACTACAGCCTATTACGCACTTAATTGTTATTGATGGTACGTGGAAAAAAGCCTATAAAATTTTACAGCTAAGCTCGCTACTGCAACGATTTAAAACTGTAAGCTTTGCTAATTTACCTAAAAATCGTTACACAATACGTAAAGCTCCCCGCGCAGATAGTTTGTCAACGCTTGAGGCCGTTGCACATAGTTTACAGCTTATTGAACAGTTAAACCCTGTCCCACTTTATAATTTACTTGATGAATTAATACAAAAACAAACCCAGCACATGCCTGCTCACGTAAAAGCACGTTACTTATAA
- a CDS encoding Hpt domain-containing protein, with the protein MTEVSINEAALESMESLLGEQFAATLDFCCVEFERLGSEVLATIGQDKEASVRHAHSLKSNAAQFGADSLAAVAGEIEQSLNNDNLAQATAASAQLMTQVTQSQTLLNNWLASR; encoded by the coding sequence ATGACAGAAGTAAGTATTAACGAAGCAGCATTAGAGAGTATGGAATCGTTATTAGGTGAGCAATTTGCAGCTACTCTCGACTTTTGTTGTGTAGAATTTGAGCGTTTAGGCTCAGAAGTGTTGGCCACAATTGGGCAAGACAAAGAAGCATCGGTGCGCCACGCCCATAGTTTAAAGTCGAATGCGGCTCAGTTTGGTGCCGATAGCTTAGCCGCAGTAGCGGGTGAAATTGAACAAAGTTTAAATAACGATAACTTAGCTCAAGCCACTGCTGCATCAGCGCAGTTAATGACGCAAGTAACGCAATCTCAAACGCTATTAAATAACTGGTTGGCATCACGTTAA
- a CDS encoding pyridoxal phosphate-dependent aminotransferase encodes MSEIKKSHKLDGVCYDIRGPVLVQAKKMEDEGQKVLKLNIGNPAAFGFDMPEDMHRDIIRNLYSAQGYCDSKGLYSARVAIYQHYQQRGLYNLDVDNIYIGNGVSELIQMVTQALLNNDDEVLIPAPDYPLWTAAVKLSGGNPVHYLCDEEQDWFPDIADIKSKITSKTKALVLINPNNPTGAVYSDDLLQQLIDIAREHKLLLLSDEIYEKILYDGITHSSIGALCDDVPIITFNGLAKTYRAAGLRMGWMVLSGRTSVMSDLRKGLEILSSMRLCANVPAQYAIQQALGGVQSIDNLINPGGRLYVQRDIAWRGLNAIEGISCVKPKGALYAFAKVDTARFNIKSDEQMMFDLLKAEKILLVHGRAFNWPEPDHFRLVFLPNKDDLTDAMSKMQRFFKDYRQA; translated from the coding sequence ATGTCAGAAATTAAAAAGAGTCATAAATTAGACGGTGTCTGTTATGACATTCGCGGCCCTGTTTTAGTCCAAGCTAAAAAAATGGAAGACGAAGGCCAAAAAGTTTTAAAGCTAAACATTGGTAATCCGGCTGCGTTTGGCTTTGATATGCCAGAAGATATGCACCGCGATATTATTCGCAATTTATATTCAGCCCAAGGTTATTGTGATTCTAAAGGGCTTTATTCGGCGCGGGTGGCTATTTATCAGCATTATCAACAACGTGGTTTATATAATTTAGATGTAGATAATATTTATATTGGCAATGGCGTTAGCGAGCTGATTCAAATGGTTACGCAGGCATTGTTAAATAATGACGATGAAGTGCTGATCCCCGCTCCCGATTATCCTCTGTGGACCGCTGCAGTTAAGCTCTCTGGTGGTAATCCGGTGCATTATTTATGTGACGAAGAGCAAGATTGGTTTCCGGATATTGCGGATATAAAAAGTAAAATCACTTCTAAAACTAAAGCATTAGTATTGATCAACCCAAATAACCCTACAGGGGCTGTATATAGCGATGATTTACTGCAGCAGTTAATCGATATAGCGCGTGAGCATAAGTTACTACTGTTAAGTGATGAAATTTACGAAAAGATTTTATACGACGGCATTACGCATAGCTCGATTGGTGCACTGTGCGACGATGTGCCTATTATTACCTTTAACGGTTTAGCAAAAACGTACCGTGCTGCGGGCCTAAGAATGGGTTGGATGGTGTTAAGTGGGCGTACGTCGGTTATGAGTGACTTACGCAAAGGCCTAGAAATTTTATCATCTATGCGTTTGTGCGCTAATGTGCCTGCTCAATATGCCATTCAACAAGCATTGGGCGGAGTACAATCAATCGACAACCTAATTAATCCAGGCGGGCGTTTGTATGTACAGCGTGATATAGCGTGGCGCGGGCTCAATGCAATAGAGGGTATTAGCTGCGTAAAACCAAAAGGTGCCTTATATGCTTTTGCTAAAGTAGATACCGCGCGCTTTAATATTAAAAGCGATGAGCAAATGATGTTTGATTTACTCAAAGCCGAAAAAATATTACTAGTACATGGCCGTGCATTTAACTGGCCTGAGCCTGATCATTTTAGATTGGTGTTTTTACCCAACAAAGATGACCTAACGGATGCGATGAGTAAAATGCAGCGCTTTTTTAAAGATTACCGCCAAGCCTAA
- a CDS encoding glycine zipper 2TM domain-containing protein: MKAITVLMCALLTISAPALANYERNKAVAVQQVLFGDVQSVRNITEQELVQDQSSGWKTFGGALLGGVVGNQFGGGSGRTVATILGSVIGGNVAHNQQQKSHYQQTHLVELLIQVENGDQFMVVQNQDQSMRFSKGDSVRLVYLNDNNVRVDKAY, encoded by the coding sequence ATGAAAGCGATTACTGTATTAATGTGTGCATTACTTACAATTAGTGCACCTGCATTGGCTAATTACGAGCGTAATAAAGCAGTAGCAGTACAACAAGTGCTATTTGGCGATGTGCAATCAGTACGTAATATTACTGAGCAAGAGCTAGTACAAGATCAAAGTAGTGGTTGGAAAACATTTGGCGGCGCTTTGCTTGGCGGTGTTGTTGGTAATCAGTTTGGCGGTGGTAGCGGGCGTACCGTTGCTACTATTTTGGGCTCAGTGATTGGCGGCAATGTAGCGCATAATCAACAGCAAAAAAGCCATTACCAACAAACTCATTTGGTAGAGTTATTAATACAAGTTGAAAATGGCGACCAATTTATGGTGGTTCAAAATCAAGACCAATCAATGCGCTTTAGCAAAGGCGATAGTGTAAGGCTGGTGTATTTAAACGATAACAACGTACGTGTTGATAAAGCCTATTAG
- the lpoB gene encoding penicillin-binding protein activator LpoB, with translation MIICKKFKTASTYALISLSALVLSGCANKAVVSYGDAQAVETTDINFGSTDLQKVASQMTDSLLSSAVVGTMTANKRPVVFVERIKNKTSEHIDTESITDSISTQLLRSGKFRFVDMTRVEAIREQLKFQNEDALVNPTTAVAFGKQIGAQYMLYGNLSSIVKSNADKSDVYYKFTMRLMDMESGLVEWADETEIRKTKEKSTFGW, from the coding sequence ATGATCATATGTAAAAAATTCAAAACAGCTTCAACTTACGCGCTTATTAGTTTAAGTGCATTAGTATTAAGTGGTTGTGCAAATAAAGCAGTAGTTAGTTATGGCGACGCACAAGCCGTAGAAACCACTGACATTAACTTTGGCTCTACCGATTTACAAAAAGTAGCCAGCCAAATGACCGATTCACTATTAAGCTCTGCGGTAGTTGGCACTATGACCGCCAATAAACGCCCTGTAGTATTTGTTGAAAGAATTAAAAACAAAACCAGCGAGCACATTGATACCGAATCAATCACCGACTCTATTTCAACTCAGTTACTGCGTAGCGGAAAATTTAGATTTGTTGATATGACCCGAGTTGAAGCTATACGTGAGCAACTTAAATTTCAAAACGAAGATGCATTAGTTAACCCCACGACGGCTGTGGCATTTGGTAAACAAATTGGTGCGCAGTATATGCTGTACGGCAACTTATCAAGCATAGTTAAATCCAATGCTGACAAATCAGACGTATACTATAAATTTACCATGCGTTTAATGGATATGGAAAGTGGCTTAGTTGAATGGGCTGACGAAACAGAAATTCGTAAAACGAAAGAAAAATCAACCTTTGGCTGGTAG
- a CDS encoding YcfL family protein: MRYIMPLFAVLILSACAGKPDTSGIAIEQGNKTFNQQLRVDNPELGEKLAISDVKTRQTNQLTDVVVTLASQYKKSQYLQYQFNWYDKDGFVIKGNHSPWQAITLFGFAQTQLPGLAPSPDAVTFSLAVREVSTDAQEFKE, translated from the coding sequence ATGAGATACATAATGCCATTATTTGCGGTTTTAATACTCAGTGCCTGTGCTGGCAAACCAGACACATCGGGTATAGCAATTGAGCAAGGTAATAAAACATTTAATCAGCAACTACGTGTTGATAACCCAGAGCTTGGTGAAAAACTGGCTATTAGCGACGTAAAAACACGTCAAACAAACCAATTAACTGACGTGGTAGTTACCTTAGCAAGCCAATATAAAAAGTCGCAATACTTACAGTATCAATTTAACTGGTACGACAAAGACGGCTTTGTTATTAAGGGTAATCACTCCCCTTGGCAAGCAATTACCTTATTTGGCTTTGCACAAACACAATTACCAGGCTTAGCACCCAGCCCAGATGCAGTTACCTTCTCATTAGCAGTAAGAGAAGTGTCTACCGATGCGCAAGAATTTAAAGAATAA